A section of the Lampris incognitus isolate fLamInc1 chromosome 8, fLamInc1.hap2, whole genome shotgun sequence genome encodes:
- the hmgb1a gene encoding high mobility group protein B1a yields the protein MGKDPTKPRGKMSSYAYFVQTCREEHKKKHPEASVNFAEFSKKCSERWKTMSAKEKGKFEDLAKQDKARYEREMRNYVPPRGEKKKQFKDPNAPKRPPSAFFIFCAEFRPKVKGESPGLSIGDVAKRLGEMWNGTPAEDKQPYESKAAKLKEKYKKDMAAYRSKGKVGGGPPAKAQAKAEKKEDDDDDDDDDDDDDDDDDDDDDDDE from the exons ATGGGGAAAGATCCAACCAAGCCAAGGGGGAAAATGTCCTCCTATGCCTATTTTGTCCAGACCTGTCGGGAGGAGCATAAGAAAAAACATCCAGAAGCGTCCGTCAACTTTGCGGAGTTCTCCAAGAAGTGCTCAGAGCGGTGGAAG ACCATGTCTGCCAAGGAGAAGGGCAAGTTTGAGGACCTTGCCAAGCAGGACAAGGCTAGATATGAGAGGGAAATGAGGAACTATGTTCCACCCAGGGGAGAGAAAAAGAAGCAGTTTAAGGACCCCAATGCCCCAAAGAGACCTCC ATCTGCCTTCTTCATTTTCTGTGCTGAGTTTCGCCCCAAGGTCAAAGGTGAGAGCCCTGGCCTGTCCATTGGAGATGTTGCTAAAAGGCTGGGTGAGATGTGGAACGGCACCCCAGCAGAGGACAAGCAGCCCTATGAGAGCAAGGCTGCTAAACTGAAGGAGAAATACAAAAAG GACATGGCAGCATACCGCTCCAAGGGCAAAGTGGGCGGCGGGCCACCTGCAAAAGCTCAGGCCAAAGCAGAGAAaaaagaggatgatgatgatgacgacgatgatgatgatgacgacgatgatgatgatgacgacgatgatgatgatgacgagtaG